Proteins encoded by one window of Chondromyces crocatus:
- a CDS encoding serine/threonine-protein kinase, whose translation MHITPGAIVGIKYRLERPLSRGGMGAVWLARHVHLGSPVAMKFMDPTLAASPAFVARFEREARIAANLQSPHVVNVQDYGIDEGVPYLVMELLQGEDLGTRLARVGRLSLAQTVHVLGQVAKAIRRAHEAGLVHRDLKPGNIFLSVVEDEEVAKVLDFGIVKEGTGQMQGELTRPGEVLGSPHYMSPEQVRGEADVDLRSDLWALGVITFRMLTGVLPFPGDQLGTVMGRILVDPLPQATRFAPDLPPALDGFFARALSRDRATRMQSVVQMLDELRSIAGTGPASPRGAERSSIHSYTNEVAATPGPMSPAWGMTPSGGSADAGVASPSGSSLQAGQASQSGSSLRAPEASPSGSSPGALREGPWPGASPGTSSTLKSTTGDGASGASPQRATGVIAVAAGGALVGIAIVAVLGVFVLRSLGVDPYALMSDVTETPTLEATPASSAAEAIPAPSAEGVADPVPAASAGEAQPTAPSPTPAVEVAPSTSAGSPATLAGPLSSAGPAASGSAAPSPMPATPASTVRAPGAASSLPIERSTTTAGGAKPSGGATPSKAEGSKGSKPREAGTTTPWF comes from the coding sequence ATGCACATCACGCCCGGCGCCATCGTTGGCATCAAGTACCGCTTAGAGCGGCCTCTCTCCCGGGGTGGGATGGGCGCCGTCTGGCTGGCCCGTCATGTCCACCTCGGGTCGCCGGTGGCCATGAAGTTCATGGATCCGACGCTCGCCGCGTCGCCAGCGTTCGTCGCGCGCTTCGAGCGGGAGGCGCGGATCGCAGCCAACTTGCAGAGTCCGCACGTCGTCAACGTGCAGGACTACGGGATCGACGAGGGTGTCCCTTACCTGGTGATGGAGCTGCTCCAGGGCGAGGACCTCGGGACCCGGCTGGCGCGCGTCGGTCGCCTGTCGCTCGCGCAGACGGTGCACGTTCTCGGTCAGGTGGCGAAGGCGATCCGCCGCGCGCACGAAGCCGGTCTGGTGCACCGGGATCTGAAGCCGGGGAACATCTTCCTTTCGGTCGTGGAGGACGAGGAGGTCGCGAAGGTCCTCGACTTCGGCATCGTGAAAGAGGGGACGGGGCAGATGCAGGGGGAGCTGACGCGTCCAGGAGAGGTGCTGGGCTCGCCCCACTACATGAGTCCGGAGCAGGTGCGCGGCGAGGCCGACGTGGATCTCCGGAGCGATCTCTGGGCGCTGGGGGTCATCACGTTCCGGATGCTCACGGGGGTGCTGCCGTTCCCGGGGGATCAGCTCGGCACGGTGATGGGAAGGATCCTGGTCGATCCGCTCCCGCAAGCGACGCGGTTCGCGCCCGATCTGCCACCAGCGCTCGATGGGTTCTTCGCGAGGGCGCTATCGCGAGACCGGGCGACGCGCATGCAGTCGGTGGTGCAGATGCTCGACGAGCTGCGGTCGATCGCCGGGACGGGGCCGGCGAGCCCGCGCGGTGCGGAGCGGTCGTCCATCCATTCGTACACGAACGAGGTGGCAGCCACGCCAGGGCCGATGTCCCCAGCGTGGGGCATGACGCCGAGCGGCGGGAGCGCGGACGCCGGGGTCGCGTCACCGAGTGGTTCGTCGCTGCAAGCTGGCCAGGCTTCGCAGAGCGGTTCATCGCTTCGAGCGCCCGAGGCTTCGCCGAGCGGCTCATCCCCAGGGGCGCTGCGAGAGGGCCCATGGCCGGGAGCGTCTCCAGGGACGTCGAGCACGTTGAAGAGCACCACGGGCGATGGAGCGTCGGGAGCGTCGCCACAAAGGGCCACCGGCGTCATCGCGGTGGCCGCAGGAGGCGCGCTCGTGGGCATCGCCATCGTGGCCGTGCTGGGGGTCTTCGTGCTGCGATCGCTGGGCGTCGATCCCTACGCTTTGATGTCGGACGTCACGGAGACGCCGACGCTCGAGGCGACACCGGCATCCAGCGCGGCGGAGGCGATACCGGCACCCAGCGCGGAGGGGGTAGCAGACCCCGTTCCGGCGGCATCTGCCGGCGAAGCCCAGCCGACCGCGCCTTCTCCGACGCCAGCGGTGGAGGTGGCGCCTTCGACGAGTGCTGGCTCGCCCGCGACCTTGGCAGGGCCGCTGTCGTCAGCAGGGCCTGCGGCATCCGGGAGCGCGGCACCGTCGCCCATGCCGGCGACGCCCGCCAGCACCGTCCGCGCTCCGGGGGCAGCCAGCTCGCTGCCCATCGAGCGGAGCACGACCACGGCGGGTGGAGCGAAGCCTTCCGGCGGCGCGACGCCGTCGAAGGCGGAGGGGTCGAAGGGATCGAAGCCTCGCGAAG
- a CDS encoding tetratricopeptide repeat protein, whose protein sequence is MTSTSAAVLSGLLALGSAMAQPATGAKPAAPPPGGLAPATPSDLAPAKPGGPAPVAPAPAAAPEKPKKPLTEKQKKDGAKKAYKEAEAKYEKGDFAGALPLYREADELVPGAPPKLKVAQSLDKLGNVSEAVAAYQAYLDAQPDPEKFKDQIASAQGRIDELKKTPAKVKVAVAPETAPNVKILVDDVQQAGTELALTPGKHVIKVSADGFVESTQEVDVAFAENRELGVTLTEAPPPPPPPAPIAEVPPSPEPIGPPPPPPSEPRSPIPAYVTLGLAGAGAVVGTIFGAMALSAKSEFDDNPTVDNADAVDRNALISDMSFAVAITFGVTGAVLLLSRDDAPATTTGLTTKPSKKRNWIATPYATPTGGGAAARFTF, encoded by the coding sequence ATGACGTCCACTTCAGCGGCAGTGCTGTCAGGGCTTTTGGCGCTGGGCTCTGCGATGGCCCAGCCCGCCACTGGCGCCAAGCCCGCGGCGCCTCCTCCTGGAGGCCTTGCCCCCGCGACGCCCAGCGATCTCGCTCCCGCGAAGCCGGGCGGCCCCGCACCCGTTGCGCCGGCACCTGCTGCAGCTCCCGAGAAGCCGAAGAAGCCGCTCACCGAGAAGCAGAAGAAGGACGGCGCCAAGAAGGCCTACAAGGAGGCCGAGGCGAAGTACGAGAAGGGTGATTTCGCGGGCGCGCTGCCGCTCTACCGCGAGGCCGACGAGCTGGTTCCCGGCGCGCCGCCCAAGCTCAAGGTCGCGCAGAGCCTCGACAAGCTCGGCAACGTGAGCGAGGCCGTCGCGGCGTACCAGGCGTACCTCGACGCGCAGCCCGACCCCGAGAAGTTCAAGGATCAGATCGCGTCGGCCCAGGGCCGCATCGACGAGCTGAAGAAGACCCCTGCCAAGGTCAAGGTCGCCGTCGCTCCGGAGACCGCGCCCAACGTCAAGATCCTGGTCGACGACGTGCAGCAAGCGGGCACCGAGCTCGCGCTCACGCCTGGCAAGCACGTCATCAAGGTCTCCGCCGACGGCTTCGTCGAGTCGACGCAAGAGGTCGACGTGGCCTTCGCCGAGAACCGCGAGCTCGGCGTCACGCTGACCGAGGCGCCCCCGCCGCCGCCGCCCCCCGCCCCGATCGCCGAGGTGCCCCCGTCGCCCGAGCCGATCGGCCCGCCCCCGCCCCCGCCCTCCGAGCCCCGCTCGCCGATCCCGGCGTACGTCACGCTCGGCCTCGCGGGTGCAGGCGCGGTCGTCGGCACGATCTTCGGCGCCATGGCCCTCAGCGCCAAGAGCGAGTTCGACGACAACCCGACCGTCGACAACGCCGACGCGGTGGATCGCAACGCCCTGATCTCCGACATGTCGTTCGCCGTGGCGATCACCTTCGGTGTCACCGGCGCCGTGCTGCTCCTCAGCCGCGACGACGCCCCGGCCACCACCACCGGCCTCACCACCAAGCCCTCGAAGAAGCGCAACTGGATCGCGACCCCGTACGCGACCCCCACCGGCGGCGGCGCCGCAGCCCGCTTCACCTTCTGA
- a CDS encoding precorrin-2 dehydrogenase/sirohydrochlorin ferrochelatase family protein — translation MQRFPIALDLRDRDALILGAHGEAPQTAERLLAAGARVTVIAPGSVHETIAEAAARGRLTLHRRPFQDTDLDGRAIVFLAPFDDDLSRRLHQRLAAEGRLVCTLDRPEFSTFANLAVARVSGLTMAFGTDGVSPSTARRIREDLTTLFSDPRFARYLDALRQARAALPRGEERMARMRAAVEGFAIEARLRFPDWFDKHTPADWFDKRTAPMESTATETDTASEVADIEIQAPITDTANADPSLSTPPSGPGAPPPDTTPLASRSADSSRRGE, via the coding sequence ATGCAGCGCTTCCCCATCGCCCTCGACCTCCGCGACCGCGACGCCTTGATCCTCGGCGCGCACGGCGAAGCCCCGCAGACCGCCGAGCGCCTTCTCGCCGCTGGCGCCCGCGTCACCGTCATCGCCCCGGGCTCCGTCCACGAGACGATCGCCGAGGCCGCCGCCCGAGGCCGCCTCACCTTGCACCGCCGCCCCTTTCAGGACACCGATCTCGACGGACGCGCCATCGTCTTCCTCGCCCCCTTCGACGACGACCTCTCCCGGCGCTTGCACCAGCGCCTCGCCGCCGAAGGCCGCCTCGTCTGCACCCTCGATCGCCCCGAGTTTTCCACCTTTGCGAACCTGGCGGTCGCCCGCGTCTCCGGCCTCACCATGGCCTTCGGCACCGACGGCGTGAGCCCTTCCACCGCACGCCGCATCCGCGAAGACCTCACGACCCTCTTTTCCGACCCCCGCTTCGCCCGCTACCTCGACGCGCTCCGCCAGGCCCGTGCCGCGCTCCCTCGCGGCGAGGAGCGCATGGCCCGCATGCGCGCCGCCGTCGAGGGCTTCGCCATCGAGGCGCGCCTCCGCTTTCCAGACTGGTTCGATAAGCACACGCCCGCGGACTGGTTCGATAAGCGCACGGCCCCGATGGAGAGCACCGCGACCGAAACAGACACCGCGTCCGAGGTCGCAGACATCGAGATCCAGGCCCCGATCACCGACACCGCGAACGCAGACCCCTCGCTCTCGACCCCTCCCTCTGGCCCGGGCGCCCCCCCTCCGGACACCACGCCCCTCGCCTCCCGTTCAGCAGATTCCAGTCGTCGTGGAGAATGA
- a CDS encoding BamA/TamA family outer membrane protein, whose translation MPSRPRLPFTCALLAALTSSGAAAQVPPGASTQAPSLASPPSLTPSTSLGPPTSTEKTRLRYHLEGIEIRGNTRTAERVLLRYVRFRAGDVLDVDDPEIELTRYRLLGTGFFSSVDLSLLKGSARGAARLVIDVVERNTFVVQNFWLSLAADEDTAGNARPQSAFTGVQVAETNLAGTGITLGAGIGLAADQLALRTRFLDPSLGGTGWSAAATLLYNDARDFFGSRDVSFESPLLEQREVTRYAVVSYKRFGATLGTGHDLGISSWFSLDYHLEQIDAVVPTVASHLRGQTREPLDFDILPGTTVLSTLRTAFTYDTRDAPFLATRGTYASASITAGLPPLGSDYGFARIELGAAHWLRLPWARHVLRLEAFAGAIAGKAPFFEKFYVGDFTDLLPDRVLDLAPDRRKPPNLLGTDIVEVRYGDFAARLEGEYRIPVYTGRGSIYGIDLFATLGIYSVASARDLSQPPSGYTGFARAPVDLTGNLGLRIDTSVGGVTLAFSNLIGLLPSRTGAGR comes from the coding sequence GTGCCTTCTCGCCCGCGCCTCCCGTTCACCTGCGCGCTCCTCGCCGCCCTGACCTCCTCAGGTGCTGCCGCGCAGGTTCCACCTGGCGCTTCCACGCAGGCGCCCTCGCTCGCATCGCCGCCTTCGCTCACGCCATCGACCTCCCTCGGCCCGCCGACCTCCACCGAGAAGACCCGGCTCCGCTACCACCTCGAAGGCATCGAGATCCGCGGCAACACCCGCACCGCCGAGCGCGTCCTCCTCCGCTACGTCCGCTTCCGCGCGGGCGACGTGCTCGACGTCGACGACCCCGAGATCGAACTCACCCGCTACCGCCTCCTCGGCACCGGCTTCTTCTCCTCCGTCGACCTCTCCCTGCTCAAGGGCTCGGCCCGCGGCGCCGCCCGCCTCGTCATCGACGTCGTCGAGCGCAACACCTTCGTCGTCCAGAATTTCTGGCTCTCCCTCGCGGCCGACGAAGACACCGCTGGCAACGCCCGACCGCAGTCCGCCTTCACCGGCGTCCAGGTCGCCGAGACCAACCTCGCCGGCACCGGCATCACCCTCGGTGCGGGCATCGGCCTCGCCGCCGACCAGCTCGCCCTGCGCACCCGCTTCCTCGATCCCTCGCTCGGCGGCACCGGCTGGTCCGCCGCCGCGACCCTGCTCTACAACGACGCCCGCGACTTTTTCGGCAGCCGCGACGTCTCATTCGAGTCTCCCTTGCTCGAACAGAGAGAGGTCACCCGCTACGCCGTCGTCTCCTACAAGCGCTTCGGTGCCACCCTCGGCACCGGCCACGACCTCGGCATCTCCTCCTGGTTCTCCCTCGACTACCACCTCGAACAGATCGACGCCGTCGTCCCCACCGTCGCCTCCCACCTGCGCGGCCAGACCCGCGAGCCCCTCGACTTCGACATCCTCCCGGGCACCACCGTCCTCTCCACGCTGCGCACCGCCTTCACCTACGACACCCGCGACGCCCCGTTCCTCGCCACCCGCGGCACCTACGCCTCCGCCAGCATCACCGCCGGCCTCCCCCCGCTCGGCAGCGACTACGGCTTCGCCCGCATCGAGCTCGGCGCCGCGCACTGGCTCCGCCTCCCCTGGGCGCGCCACGTCCTGCGCCTCGAAGCCTTCGCCGGCGCCATCGCGGGCAAGGCGCCCTTCTTCGAGAAGTTCTACGTCGGTGACTTCACCGACCTCCTCCCCGATCGCGTCCTCGACCTCGCCCCCGATCGCCGCAAACCCCCGAACCTCCTCGGCACCGACATCGTCGAGGTCCGCTACGGCGACTTCGCCGCGCGCCTCGAAGGCGAGTACCGCATCCCCGTCTACACCGGCCGCGGCTCCATCTACGGCATCGACCTCTTCGCCACCCTCGGCATCTACAGCGTCGCCAGCGCCCGCGATCTCAGCCAGCCCCCCAGCGGCTACACCGGCTTCGCCCGCGCCCCCGTCGACCTCACCGGCAACCTCGGCCTCCGCATCGACACCAGCGTCGGCGGCGTCACCCTCGCCTTCTCCAACCTCATCGGCCTCTTGCCCTCACGCACCGGGGCCGGCCGATGA
- a CDS encoding prolipoprotein diacylglyceryl transferase — translation MHPIMLRIPLPGPWTLPLYATFLALAALAGVIAVGLFVTKSRSGALIAGAATAAAVVLAFKNQGQTWTTPGELPIYSYGVMLGLSLVVGWYLTLGLAERDGLPKETMANCYVVTAFAALAGARILYILTNLHEFDSIASLFAMRSGGLVAYGGFLGGFIGSFLFLRSHGISLLPWADVAVPSLASGLLITRIGCYLFGCDFGRPLTDAAPAWLKKLGSFPHWPEGTLEHGRGSPAWAQHVATRGLPESAEYSLPVHPTQVYESLVGASLLALLLFARRRQQFRGEIFFLFTFAYGVCRFLLEILRDDAERGSIPPAMPEHQLIPIGMIIFAIGYVIGFSNKIENLTVRRVTQALAFVPAVLLYFALKPETFAAEVLYRYSTSQAVALVTAFAVSIAFAVYHGAALAHPEAAMALNLPAPPPAHDDEDDHHDEDADDEKPAPATKTAAKKTIAKKAIAKKTAAKADTDDDESDDDDESDDDDESDATKGDADESDADDTSKADTSKADKKSAGKKRKRPAAEPSENDA, via the coding sequence ATGCATCCCATCATGCTCCGCATCCCGCTTCCAGGCCCCTGGACGCTGCCGCTCTATGCCACCTTCCTGGCGCTCGCGGCCCTGGCTGGCGTGATCGCGGTCGGCCTCTTCGTCACGAAGAGCCGGAGCGGCGCGCTCATCGCGGGCGCCGCCACGGCCGCCGCCGTGGTCCTCGCCTTCAAGAACCAGGGCCAGACCTGGACCACCCCGGGCGAGCTGCCGATCTACAGCTACGGCGTCATGCTCGGCCTGTCCCTCGTGGTCGGCTGGTATCTCACGCTGGGCCTCGCCGAGCGCGACGGTCTCCCCAAGGAGACCATGGCCAACTGCTACGTGGTCACCGCCTTCGCCGCCCTCGCCGGCGCGCGCATCCTCTACATCCTCACCAACCTCCACGAGTTCGACTCCATCGCCTCCCTCTTCGCGATGCGCAGCGGCGGACTCGTTGCCTACGGCGGCTTCCTCGGCGGCTTCATCGGCTCCTTCCTCTTCCTCCGCAGCCACGGCATCTCCCTCCTCCCCTGGGCGGACGTCGCCGTCCCGAGCCTCGCCTCGGGCCTCTTGATCACCCGCATCGGCTGCTACCTCTTCGGCTGCGACTTCGGCCGCCCCCTCACCGACGCCGCTCCCGCCTGGCTGAAGAAGCTCGGCTCCTTCCCCCACTGGCCCGAAGGCACCCTCGAGCACGGCCGCGGCTCCCCCGCCTGGGCGCAGCACGTCGCCACCCGCGGCCTCCCCGAGTCCGCCGAGTACTCGCTCCCCGTCCACCCGACGCAGGTTTACGAGTCCCTCGTCGGTGCAAGCCTCCTCGCGCTCCTCCTCTTCGCGCGACGACGCCAGCAGTTCCGCGGCGAGATCTTCTTCCTCTTCACCTTCGCCTATGGCGTCTGCCGCTTCCTCCTCGAGATCCTCCGCGACGACGCCGAGCGCGGCTCGATCCCCCCGGCCATGCCCGAGCACCAGCTCATCCCGATCGGCATGATCATCTTCGCCATCGGCTACGTCATCGGCTTCTCCAACAAGATCGAGAACCTCACCGTGCGCCGCGTGACGCAGGCCCTCGCCTTCGTTCCCGCCGTGCTCCTCTACTTCGCGCTCAAGCCCGAGACGTTCGCTGCCGAAGTCCTCTACCGCTACTCCACCTCGCAGGCCGTCGCCCTGGTGACTGCCTTCGCCGTCTCGATCGCCTTCGCCGTCTACCACGGCGCCGCCCTCGCCCACCCCGAAGCCGCGATGGCGCTGAACCTCCCCGCGCCTCCTCCGGCGCACGACGACGAGGACGACCACCACGACGAGGACGCCGACGACGAGAAGCCGGCTCCCGCGACCAAGACCGCCGCGAAGAAGACGATCGCGAAGAAGGCGATCGCGAAGAAGACTGCTGCCAAGGCAGACACCGACGACGACGAGTCCGACGACGACGACGAGTCCGACGACGACGACGAGTCCGACGCCACCAAGGGCGACGCCGACGAGTCCGACGCCGACGACACCAGCAAGGCCGACACCAGCAAGGCCGACAAGAAGAGCGCCGGAAAGAAACGAAAGCGCCCCGCGGCCGAGCCCTCCGAGAACGACGCCTGA
- a CDS encoding MXAN_5187 C-terminal domain-containing protein: MDSGQIEHELSELETRMERLRALYEQYFMGIERMEPTIPRKDVDRRIWNLRREQIRNTGLRFKFQMLIQRYNTFQQYWGRITREIENGTYRRDVVRAAQRVGAHEALTIVGRRRAEKFALLAEQQAGGAEARGGRGGEASERGTDEVEEVEAVEEVEAVDELDADDLQELFSEPPPPPPPRQGGARPGAPGGVAEVRRVPPKPRVHELVMDDAPALEAVAGAASPGAAPAMAAASEGSVEAPSPGAKAGAGGKPLSPLMGFGLGLGGKGRAPAQGAGAKPAGAAAPVVTGGSSQAGAPPQGRSRLAELTAEMRRQREAQGGATPPATSREAAAPALPAPPRAESVGASPRADAVMASRSTQVTAASARAEATPSRVAAPPAQVDAGAAQRSRPGAAPSVERGEGAAAAPPRAAAATPAPRTETSTAPKPRPSPAQAPAGSAGELNDQRVRQIYGKYVEAKRAAQESTAGITYERLAESLRNQAEKLREKNPSKSVDYEVVTRDGKTMLKPILK, translated from the coding sequence ATGGATTCGGGCCAGATAGAACACGAGCTGAGCGAGCTGGAGACGCGGATGGAGCGCCTTCGGGCGCTCTACGAGCAGTACTTCATGGGCATCGAGCGCATGGAGCCGACGATCCCACGGAAAGACGTGGATCGTCGGATCTGGAACCTGCGACGCGAGCAGATCCGGAACACGGGGCTCAGGTTCAAGTTCCAGATGCTCATCCAGCGGTACAACACCTTCCAGCAGTACTGGGGGAGGATCACCCGCGAGATCGAGAACGGGACGTACCGGCGTGATGTGGTGCGCGCGGCGCAGCGGGTGGGGGCGCACGAGGCGCTGACGATCGTCGGGAGGAGGCGAGCCGAGAAGTTCGCGCTGCTGGCGGAGCAACAGGCTGGCGGCGCAGAGGCGCGCGGAGGGCGCGGTGGTGAGGCGTCGGAGCGCGGTACCGACGAGGTCGAGGAGGTCGAGGCGGTCGAGGAGGTCGAGGCGGTCGACGAGCTGGACGCCGATGATCTCCAGGAGCTGTTCTCCGAGCCGCCGCCACCGCCACCACCGCGACAAGGTGGAGCACGTCCGGGAGCGCCTGGTGGTGTGGCGGAGGTGCGACGTGTGCCTCCGAAGCCGCGGGTACACGAGCTGGTGATGGACGACGCGCCTGCGCTGGAGGCCGTGGCGGGGGCCGCGTCTCCGGGAGCGGCGCCTGCGATGGCTGCGGCCTCCGAGGGCAGCGTGGAAGCGCCTTCTCCCGGAGCGAAGGCAGGCGCAGGAGGGAAGCCGCTCTCGCCGCTGATGGGGTTTGGCCTGGGTCTGGGCGGGAAGGGACGCGCTCCAGCACAGGGGGCTGGTGCGAAGCCCGCAGGGGCAGCGGCACCCGTGGTGACCGGAGGGTCTTCGCAGGCGGGGGCACCGCCGCAGGGGCGCAGCCGACTTGCTGAGCTGACGGCGGAGATGCGGCGTCAGCGGGAAGCTCAAGGCGGCGCGACGCCGCCAGCGACGTCGAGGGAAGCGGCGGCGCCAGCGCTCCCAGCACCTCCCCGTGCAGAGTCCGTGGGCGCATCGCCGCGTGCGGATGCCGTGATGGCGTCGAGGTCCACGCAGGTGACGGCGGCGTCAGCGCGCGCAGAGGCGACGCCATCCCGTGTGGCGGCACCACCAGCGCAGGTCGACGCGGGCGCGGCGCAAAGGAGTCGGCCCGGAGCTGCTCCCTCGGTCGAGCGTGGCGAAGGAGCCGCAGCAGCTCCCCCGCGCGCGGCAGCGGCGACTCCTGCGCCGCGCACGGAGACATCCACCGCGCCGAAGCCGCGTCCCTCTCCAGCGCAAGCTCCGGCCGGCTCCGCCGGAGAGCTGAACGATCAGCGGGTGCGGCAGATCTACGGGAAATACGTGGAGGCCAAGCGCGCAGCGCAGGAGTCGACCGCCGGGATCACCTACGAGCGTCTCGCGGAGAGCCTGAGGAACCAGGCCGAGAAGCTGCGGGAGAAGAACCCGTCGAAGTCGGTGGACTACGAGGTCGTCACCCGAGACGGGAAGACGATGCTGAAGCCGATCCTCAAGTGA
- a CDS encoding serine/threonine-protein kinase translates to MDCPACHTLNVEGARFCAKCGSLLPVNAPEGADPLINQVVGGRFRITGVLGEGGMGRVYFGEQQMGTSVRKVAVKVLLAQYAKDPQVMARFKRECGTVAELEHPNTIRFYDFGETPTGDLYIAMELLNGQSLEEALEKGGPLAADRVDRIMGQVCGSLEEAHEKGIIHRDLKPANIFLTKRGGETDYVKVLDFGIARRDERGSKTEQKLTQQGTVLGTPPYMSPEQFMGKELTIGSDIYSLGIVAYEMLTGRLPFDADTPWAWATQHMTAPPAPFESTPVGAAAPQKLKAAILKALSKSPEQRQQTVREFYEDLTMGAGPRLSVLASAPPTTSQMPVAPGAPAARPGGTQIGEPLFMGGAPPGASPAGAGHTLMEPGPLAGAPHHGVHATTGSAQVYPPPPTPTPAQKKLPVPLIAGGGLVVVLGVVGILMMSKGSSSKTDDSAPPIAFPSSNASTAIVAADPVASSEPSAAAVEVPTEPTKAPTTNAGSQAGQGTQTAQGSGSQAGSQTGATPAATGASAAADEACKAAMNMAAGGHTARAVNHYANCDGPNKTAARNAIDGSAKRAVAAKGCAAKADAQAAARIGASGAMADLQKKKCR, encoded by the coding sequence ATGGATTGTCCCGCCTGTCACACGCTGAACGTCGAAGGAGCGCGCTTCTGCGCCAAGTGCGGCAGCCTCCTCCCGGTCAACGCGCCCGAGGGCGCCGACCCGCTCATCAACCAGGTCGTGGGCGGACGCTTCCGTATCACGGGCGTGCTCGGCGAAGGCGGCATGGGGCGCGTCTACTTCGGCGAGCAACAGATGGGGACCTCGGTCCGCAAGGTCGCCGTCAAGGTGCTGCTCGCGCAGTACGCGAAGGACCCGCAGGTCATGGCGCGGTTCAAGCGAGAGTGCGGCACCGTCGCCGAGCTGGAGCACCCGAACACCATCCGCTTCTACGACTTCGGCGAGACGCCGACCGGCGACCTGTACATCGCCATGGAGCTTCTCAACGGCCAGTCGCTCGAGGAGGCGCTCGAAAAAGGGGGGCCGCTCGCGGCCGACCGCGTCGATCGCATCATGGGTCAGGTGTGCGGCTCCCTCGAGGAGGCGCACGAGAAGGGCATCATCCACCGCGATCTCAAACCTGCGAACATCTTCCTGACGAAGCGAGGCGGCGAGACCGACTACGTCAAGGTGCTCGACTTCGGCATCGCCCGTCGCGACGAGCGCGGCTCGAAGACGGAGCAGAAGCTCACCCAGCAGGGCACCGTGCTCGGAACGCCGCCCTACATGAGCCCCGAGCAGTTCATGGGCAAGGAACTCACCATCGGCAGCGACATCTACTCGCTCGGCATCGTCGCCTACGAGATGCTCACCGGACGCCTCCCCTTCGATGCCGACACCCCCTGGGCCTGGGCGACGCAGCACATGACCGCGCCGCCAGCGCCCTTCGAGAGCACCCCCGTCGGCGCCGCTGCCCCACAGAAGCTCAAAGCAGCGATCTTGAAGGCGCTCTCCAAGAGCCCGGAGCAGCGGCAGCAGACCGTCCGTGAGTTCTACGAGGACCTGACCATGGGCGCCGGCCCTCGCCTCTCCGTGCTGGCCTCGGCCCCGCCCACCACCTCGCAGATGCCCGTCGCTCCGGGCGCCCCTGCCGCTCGACCTGGTGGCACCCAGATCGGCGAACCCCTGTTCATGGGCGGCGCTCCCCCGGGTGCCTCTCCTGCTGGCGCGGGGCACACCCTGATGGAGCCAGGCCCTCTCGCAGGCGCCCCCCACCACGGCGTGCACGCGACCACCGGCAGCGCCCAGGTCTATCCGCCTCCCCCGACCCCGACGCCAGCCCAGAAGAAGCTTCCCGTCCCGCTCATCGCTGGCGGCGGGCTCGTCGTCGTCCTCGGCGTCGTGGGCATTCTCATGATGTCCAAGGGTTCCTCCTCCAAGACGGACGACAGCGCGCCCCCCATCGCCTTCCCCAGCAGCAACGCCTCCACCGCCATCGTCGCCGCGGACCCTGTCGCCTCTTCCGAACCATCGGCGGCCGCCGTGGAGGTCCCGACCGAGCCCACGAAAGCGCCGACCACCAACGCAGGCTCTCAGGCCGGCCAGGGCACCCAGACCGCACAGGGCTCAGGCTCTCAGGCGGGCTCTCAGACTGGCGCGACGCCTGCTGCCACCGGAGCCAGCGCAGCCGCCGATGAAGCGTGCAAGGCCGCGATGAACATGGCGGCTGGAGGCCACACGGCCCGCGCCGTGAACCACTACGCCAACTGCGACGGTCCGAACAAAACCGCAGCCCGCAATGCCATCGACGGCAGCGCCAAGCGTGCTGTCGCAGCCAAAGGGTGCGCGGCGAAGGCGGATGCGCAGGCGGCAGCGAGGATTGGCGCCAGCGGCGCGATGGCCGATCTCCAGAAGAAGAAGTGCCGCTGA